The window CTGAAGCGGAGTATCGATCGATGGCCAATGCTACTTGTGAGGTGATTTGGCTACGATCTTTATTAACTGATTTCCAAGTTCCTTGTGATGAACCTGCTGTGTTATTCTGTGACAACCAGTCAGCTATTCACATTGCGTCCAACCCGGTGTTTCATGAACGAACGAAGCACATTGAGATTGATTGTCACATTGTGAGGGAGAAGCTTCAATGTGGACTCATTAAGATCTTGTATCTGTCAACTGTTTTGCAACTAGCAGACCTCTTCACCAAGTCTTTGCTTCCATCCAGATTTCGTATGCTGCTGTCCAAGATGGGCATTAACAACATCCATGCTTCATCTTGAGGGGGTGTATTAAAAGTGCTAAATAGAAATACGTTTATTAGTATATGGTTTATACGCTTTCTTTCCTTAAGATTGTATATAAGGACATTTCGTCAGTTAATCCGAGTGAGACATTTTGCTCCACTTCTCTGTTTTTTTGTTCTCGTTTATTTTCTAATAAATTCCAAGTCTCGTCCGAAATTAGCAGTTTTTTGAAAGATTCCATAAAAAAAATCTGGAGGTTACGTGCAGTACCCTTTTTTCCCCCAGAAAGGCAAAACTGTTGTTTCTTGGTAAGATTGCGAACTCAAGCTTTGAAGATTCAAAGGAAAGGAAGGATACATCAGCAAGAAAGCAGCTTTCGTTCGAAGCATTTTTTTGGCtgttgcattttttttttttttgggatcaAAATGGCATCCACTTTGTTTGCATGCACTCCAAGTCAAGTTATTATGCTTTTTGGAGCAGCCAAATGCATACATTCTTCATCTCCTTAGATTTTTGGGATGTCATAGATGATGAAGAACTCGAAGAACCAAGCGACAATTATGAAGGATATgcaaaatttcataaaaagtATAGACAGAGACGAGTTGATGCTAAGTTATATTCAACAAGGAGTACAGAAAACTATTTACTCCTTGTATTTTTAGTGAAAGGCTAAAAGCCTTAGAGATATTGAAGCAAGAATTTCAAGGTACGGAGAAGACAATTGCATTGAAGCTCCATTCCTTGTGGAAGGATTTTGATAATTTGAAAATGAAGAAACGGGAGACTACAAGATTTCTCTCACGAGTCTCAAATATTGTCAATCAAATAAAAAGTTGTGGAGACAAGATTAAAGACAAAAGGATTGTTGAAAAAGTTCTTCGAAGTCTTCACCCTAAGTTCGATCACTGCTGCTGCCGTGATCGAAGAGTCAAAGGACTTGGAAAATGAGCATGTATGAATTCACAGGTTCACTTTTTGCACATGATCAAATAATTAACCAGTCGAGTACTCCATAAACCGATCAAGCCTTCCAATCTTAGAAGCATCAGACGCAGTTTCAAGAAATCATGGAGATTCAAACATTGGAGTCTCGAAATACAAGGAAAATTCGGCAAGTGGAAGAAAAATGAGAAGCAAAACAATTGGAAAGGCAAGACAATACAAGTCACAATAATCAATTCTCGGTTTTGCATTATTTGGCAAAAACCAAATCACGAGTCAATTCGATTTTTTTCGGTTTTTCAAAGTTCATCTAAGTCATTGAGTAAACTTACTAAATACCCATCGTATTAACTAACAGCATTTTCATCACCGCAACTAAAACTGACATAGGACATGGGACTTTGGAGCAAGttttattacattaatttggTTCATCATGGAAATTTGGGATCCCTGTAACATGCAAAGTTGCCTCCTCCTAGCataaataattttcaaataaatataCCGGTTATCATCACCTTTTCCGCTAAACTGTCTACAAAAGAAAACGAAGGACCAAATGGGAGGAACCCAAGTTTGAGAAAGCGTAGAAAGCCTAAAATTTGAGCCCAGAATGGATGGCAACGACTCCGCCAACTAAATTTTCATACTCAACATTCTGAAACCCGGCTTCCGCTATCATTGAGCCGAATTTTTCCTGCAGGTGAAGAGTAAAGATCGTAAAGTATAAGCGTAAATCAAAAACCACTCAACAAAAGATCACTCGACGTGCTCTTGTACATGAAAACACAAAACTCGTGGTAAATTCATGCACTCTACCTGAGTGGGGAAACGGCGAATACTCTCAACCAAATACTGATAAGATTCACGATCACCCGCAACTAACTCTCCTATCACCGGAATAACTGAGAAAGAGTAAAAATCATACCTAAACAGAGGACAAAAGAGAGGTCATATTATTGACAAGGGCAACATATGCACTAAAACAATAAAAGAATGAAAGATGTGGCTTGAGAACAGATCAAGGCAAGTATATCAATGTTGTGTACGAATTTATAACTCTCCTCTATCATCTAATGCTTGTGAAGTTATGAAAGACTGAACATCCGACAGGTTAACCTTTGATCAACCAGGACATAGATGTTTATGCCTAAAATTAGACTCTGGCTCTTGCTTCACATAATACTTTTGAAGAATTAATCGCACAAAGGAATAAGTCTTGAATCTACTTTGTACATGTAAAAACGAAAGAAAATACCAGGGGTGACATTGGAAAAGTTATTGCCCCTTGAAACCGATACAAAAGACATTATTATGATGGTGGGTGGAAAACAGGAAAAGGGGTCCTTCTGTAAGCTACAAGATCGAAATACTTACAACTCTTTAATAATTGGAAGTTCTACATGGCTCAGTTCAAGGCAAAGAAATCTTCCTCCCCGTTTCAAGACCCTGAAAAACACATCAATGACGTAAAAAACCAGAATGGGTTCAATTTTCACTGCACAGAGAAAAGGAATAAAGACAGTAAATCATCCAGAAAAACCATGTACAAATATGAACGAATGATTTGTGCTTCTAAAACTTGGTATGATAAAGAAAACGGAAAGCACTCAATTCCTAGATATTGAGTATTTTCTAGGATACAGAGGAGAGCACGGCCAGCTGAGGCGGTTAACCCCCATCACCCACCAAAAAATAATTGCTTATATACCTGTAAGGTTTTCATATACAATACAATTTGGTAAAATTTGACATTTTATTCCCCCCACGCAATCCAAAATAAGTTCCTGACCTTGCTAGAATAACTAGACCTCATCGTGTGTAATTTttagttaaaaaaaatattgttaaaaTATCAATAACAGTTACTCGACAATGAAAAATGCAGATATACCCACTCAACCAACCTCACAGTGGTAGAAAGTTGTTGCTGTAAAAGCAAGAGATTGTTGTGCATTGTCAAAATATGCGTACAAATTATTGGATGGTGCCTGATTTGCCAGGAAGCTCTaggatattaaaaaaaaaaaaactatcaaGTAAAACTAGAGCACAAAACGGAGAAAAGGAAGAAAACCTGAAAGCTTCTGCAAGAGCTTTTTCTATGTGCGTAACATTCCTAATTCCAAATGCAATTGTATAACCATCCATCGAGTTGTCTTCAAACTTCAACGCTTCTGCATCTCCttcaacccaaataagagacttaTCCTCTCCGAAACCTGAATGCATATAGCTATGCTCCTTTAGAATAATACACCCAGTTCAATCTTGGAAAACTTGGCCAATATGGGCACATCTCGATTTTGATATGATAATTGAAGGGAGTTGTATAGTAATTTCGTATCTAAATATAAGAAATTGTTGAAGCATATTAATATGCAACACTGAAAACCCCATAGGGAGTGAAAATCCTTCAACTCGGCTGGAATTTCAAAAGGATTATTACATGCCCTTGAAAGCTGCTTTTTCAAGTGTAAGCAGCGGAATGTTCTGTCAATCGGGTCTACCACATCCAAGGATAGATCAAGTAGGAAGCTCGGGGAGAAAATCACTCTCCTCAAACAAAAATGTCTGAAtttcatatataatttttatatgacTACAAGGTTTGGTTctcctaaaatttatttaattgtatCACCTTGACATCCCTCATCCCATCTCACCCCTGTCCCAAATTCTAGATCCATCCCCGACCATTTCCATATGCTTCAGTTAACAGATAATTAGTTTCCTTGGATAATCATTGGTTACTTTCAATTTATGAGCACCTCCTCAAACCTAAGAGCATATAATTTTTGCTTGAATTATTGAATTTGAAAACCCCATCCGCCAAAGCTTTAACTCATTATGCACTGTGACAAGTAAATAATAATCAAAGAACACAGCATCCGCTCACCCCTCTCTTGAGCTCGCTTTTTCCCAACAGTTAACATATTGGAGTTTATATCACAAACAAAAATTTGAGTTTCTTCAGGCACGTTATCATCATGATCTCGCAAGGCTCGACGTCCAACATCATTGATAGATTCCAGGATCCTGAAAGCAACATCCCCTGTAAACAAGAGAGATTTTACTCATGCCTTGGAAATAATAAAAGTACCAGCAGGTgccaaataaattttaaattccaaGAAAATACAATTATCTCCACTCAAATGATTAGCTTAACCTTCAGGCAAGTCCATAAATCTTTCAAGACTCACAAGACATTGCTACAAAGTACCATCTCCTTTTATGAGGTTCAATTAACAATAAAAactaaaaagaaaagaaaaaaacttGATACAGGCAAAACCTAAAAATCAGCGAGCGAATCTTACATGCACAGATGTAACAAACAAATATATTATTACCCATATCATAATGTAAGATTTACTGGAATCCTATGTTCATCTGCTTCATGCACATACAAATGTACCTAACAGCACTCAACAAACACTATTAGCATATTCAAAGCTCACCAGTGCCACCCGCCACATCAAGGTGCTTCATCCCTGGAAATGGATTCAATTTGGAAACCAATCTGCGATCACATTTGAATAATAAAAACCCAATAGAGTTAGAATAAACATCATAAAGTATTTAAAGAAAGAGTGAAACATTGTAACTCGTCATCCTACAATCAAAAGAGAGAACAAACTTTTCTTTCCATAATCTATGCATTCCACCACTCATCAAATCATTCATGAGATCATAATTTGTTGCCACGCTCGTGAAAACGTTACCAACCAGCCGACTTTTTTCCTCCTCCTTAACTTCCTTGTATCCTGGAAAGAACATTAGCAATACCAAACAATCAAAAATTAAGAGTTACTGAGtgattcaacattcaacatgcACTTTGTTCCACTGCATCAGATAACAGATACACAGAAACCAAGTGCATCAGGGGAAGACATGGGACGGGCACCAAGCcaagttatttttttaaaaaaaaatcatctgaTTTTTCCAAGACTTCGTATCTCCCTCAGAATGTAAGAAATTGACCTCCTATCCTCCTCTCACCCTCCTGGGATAAATTTTCTGGGTCCGCCAATAAAATGCTGGATTACTAACTTTAAAATAAGCTGGATTAGCCCATTAGCCATTTGTTTCAACAGGTCCGACACAGGCGGCGAGCATAAAAACAAAATACAGGCTTCCCCAACCAAAACACACGAACTCAATCACCACCCCCCGGCCCATTACATCAACAAAAGAAGTAGAAAAATACAGTCCAGCACAGCCAAAGAAGATGGCTCACAGCTGGCATAAGAATACACCGATCCATTCATTTTCAAATTAAAACATAAGAACAAGCTGTTGATCAATAAACAAGCACGAATAGTTACACAGATAACgacattcttttctgaattaaTCAATAGCTCAAGCAAAAGAGATACTAACCAAAACTGGTCGAATGCGCGTGTAAGAAGGAGCAAGAATTATACAGCGGAACGAATGTATGCTTCCTCAAGCCGCGAGAAATCGATCTAATGGCGGTCGCCATTGATGGAACAGACGAACAAGCTCTCTCTCCACTTTTCTTTTTTCCaatttaattttcatttaaatGGTTGTTTCTCTCTTTTTGGTTAATTTCTTTGGGCCCTTAGAAGCAAACATCTGGGCTTGATACTTAAAGCTTTTAGCCCGTGAAAGCCCATTTATTTTCTAATATTTCTGGGTCATCCCGCATCCGCCTCATTATCTCCACgagtaaaaaatattttgatacacgaactattattaaatataaataaattgatatatgaaatattttaattgatacATATTTCAACTAAAAATTCAATTTTACCTCTTCTCTAAATTGCTATTAAGTCCAATATTGTTATTAAATTCAAGTACATAcacattttattaaataaaatttttaaaattgtattAGAATAAATAAGTATCATaacttttttataaaaaaattcaaaataaattaaattatatttttttatctatatatatcatatattaataaaattataacttaataaataaatcatatgcAAAgctataatatatttaatttatatataaaaatttaataaattaatttttttatatttaaattatagttcatattgaacaataatgagatttaccataaaagtataaatcaagTTTTTAACCTTGGAATTACACAAATCTGGACAATGAGTTAGATTTACGTGTATGTTTGTCAGTGTCCTAGGATCCACATGCGGCGGCCTTTTATTCTAGGAGATTTTTTCAATGATTTACGACTttcatgttaaaaaaaatttcgatTTCTAAACAGACCAGTATCAAATTTCGATAAACCAAAATAGTGATTAAAGTAGATACCATCGTGTGACAACAATACATCCGGATTTTTGCGACATAtatttattgtattttattttgtagtaaaatatatttagttgtatatatatgatttatttttaaagtatatttttatttatatataataataaaaacgaTGTTATTTTATCAATAAGATATCAGTTCAGTGCTGCACGAAAAGAAGCTCACTGACACGGTTTGAATGCATAAATAACTTCAGCAATAATCCGTTTGGATATGAAATGAAAGCTAAAAGCAATCTAACTGAAAATGTAAATGTATAAGTTTGTTTattgatgttcggagacttgaataactcttATGTCACCTCTTATTACTCACGAAAATATTTTCACCAGAAGATTTTGGAAATCACAACAGTTTGTGACAACCCTATTAAGTAAGATTTACGAATGCCTAAGTGAAACTCTTGATATCTCATAGACTTAACAAAAATTGATCAATATACTTTTACTGTCAGATTACAAGTATTTTCGCATGAAAACTCTACGCACAAAAGATCCTAGATGATCTGATATAAACTTTAAGTGTGTCTTTTTGAAAATATCGATATGTATGTCTCTTGATAGCTTGAGAGTAATAGATAATTTTGAAGGTCGCGAGAGAGCAAAAAACTCATCGCTCACTTCCTCTACTTATATGCTTCGATCCAACAGTTGACAAAACAAAATCCTATATATGTTCCAAATGAGATAGATGTTATTCACATCGTTTTTTCACGTCAATATCCTTTCTGACAATCATAAGATGTAGGTAGTTATTGCGGAATTATGACATTTACATGTAATCAGAGAGTGTGTcagtatgaaaaatattatctaAAAAATCAGTTGGGTCGTGATCCTCAACAAAGTAAATGGTTAGCTTGGGGGAATGTCTTTTGTCGAACCTGACTGATTCAGTCAAGTAGAATCAACAATTGGTTCGATTAAGGATTGTTATTGATCAGTTGATTTCGACAATCAGCTTCTTTAGTAAAATTCATTTTAATCAAGCTGCAAAACTCAATTGATTTAATAATAGCAATTGGTTGTTTATCAATAGTtcatacaccaaaatatttttttactctTATTTAATATTGGTGCCATCTTACTTTCTAATAAACATCATACGATCATTTTAAAAGGTTTTATCaagtatttatttatatatatatatatatatatatatatatatatatatataatataaattaccAAATATCGTATAAactgtttaattaatttataatttgatgCAAAAAGTCATAAATGCGATTATTTGAAAATgggaaaaaagaaacaaaatttgCAACCATCCTAATTAATTGCCTATAATTTACCTTTAATGGTTAGCCTTGTCCCATAAATTTGAGATGTTTTCTCAGTAGGGAACTCGTGGACTCCCCGATCTTATAGTACAGGCCCTACCTTTTATCTTTTGAGCCTCACATTTACTGGACAcacaaataataattataataataataataattgttatTATTACAAGAATAAGGATCAAAATATAGAGAAGAATCATAtgtagttttaaaattttgaatttcattATAACAGAGAAACAATCTCGAATCGAaatcatatatttaattaacatGAGTTAGATTCATAACCGTAACAATGATCACATAAAATGATGAAACGATAACTAAAATAACACTCATATTAGAGTAACTCTCACAATATATATTCGATCATAtgtaaatttcaaaaaaatttaaaaatatcatacaaatacatatatttttgTGACAACGACGACgataacaaaaatatattttatagaaGATGTATTAAATGACATGCATTTTAGTGTGGTCATGTACATTAAATAAGAAAACTACACTTACTTACATCTAAATACTCTTAATCACCAACTAAAACCTATACTTATCCATCCATCACTAGCCCTGGACTTTTAATTTGGTCAGTATATCctaaatttataataattttcattttcaaaaacacACACTCCTGCATTTCAAAATTATTACGAATTGACCAATTTTAAGACTTGGTTATTCTTGTAAGAATCATTTGTTATATTATTGTTTGGTTTGGTTACATATTGATAATCACGAGAAATTTAGTGTTCGATTCCAGCAAATATCACCGATTCAGACACTATCCCTGACCTATCCCTAGCCCAAATAGAAGACAAGCTCATCAAAGACACATGTATtctactataaatatcaggtttgaaTGTTCAATTaattcattcactatattgttttttcagcagcacccttaacTGCGTCTGGACTTATATCATCAGTCTTTGACTTGTGTATCAGATGCGTATGACttatatttaaaaacaaataaagaaaatatttttttttatttctaaatCGTGACAATTAATTATTTCAATTGAAAAATGGATATAACCAAATATCAACTCCAATCTACCTCGTGACATGACCTTGATCATAATCGTTGAccttttaattatattatttattatatatcaaATAACCATATCCGCTTTGGGAGTTGGGAAGCCATAATTATTGCACTCCCGTCAATTATTAACCATAATCATTAAGTTTAGTATTGTTTTTTTattacttttattttatttatatattgctgtaaaaattaaaataatgtcTTAGAAAAAGCAAGAACTTGGATTAATGCTAATTACTTTGGATAGCATCATGAAATTTGACAATTTTCGATCATTTAAATAActaatgtatttgaaatttcGAAACTTCAGTAGtcaaaaaattacatttttttaaaaaaaataaatataaatatcattTCTTCTATTTATAAAACTAGTATCTCACTCTTGCGATGCACGAGatgttatttatataattaattataaaattagtgaatattaatatttgaacaattatttaaaattactgatataatataatgaatatatttaaattttaaatattattacaaaaagttattatatcaaaatatttatgtCATTTAAAATAACACTCAAAAACGACGGAAAATATTTAcccttttcaaattatttgatgccaatatatattttctaaaataataataataatatacttTGTTATTCACAATTTAAGCCACGAGAATTAGTGTGGTACTTATCCACTGATGCCAACTGTtgcaaatttattttaaaagtgttGCCAATTGTTTGTTATTGAACACATTTTAATCAATAACGATATGCAAAAATGACATTATGATTGGTGAAACTTGGCGTTGTTAAAAACTTCGTCACACAACATAAACTTTCGAAAAACATAGATTTGGTTAAAACATTTATCAGATCAAAGATATATATCATAAACAATTTATAATCAAATGATAGAATCAAAACCACTGATCGTGTTTTTACCAAAATTACGATTGATAGTAACAgttcaattttaataatttaaaccGTAAAATAATCCAAAAGTAATGTGTCGACCGTTTCCACTCAGACCCAAATAATAGATAATGTATTTCATTAGAATTGGCATAAAATTTGACAGTTTGTTTCTAGCAATATTGGTAGTTGAAGAGTTGTGATCTTCGATGATTATATGACAGCAATGGCGTGCCCGCCCAATTTAAACCTTAAACAGAGGCTGCTTATTTAATAACACGATGCTTAATTAGTGATCATTTAATATGTACGCAAAAGTTAGTAAATCAAGCGCTTAATCAATACATATCAATTCAAGAAATAAATCTCTCGACGatattattatgattatttattaattaatattatgatacaACTAATATATAGTCCTAATCGCGATTATACGACAAAAAATAAAGTTATTGAACGATTAAAATTGTCGGATTATCCACGACACATATATGTGATATGTGTATACATTAAATCACCTAACAATGCATGTTAGATATGATAATGCATCGAAACACCAGTTGTTTTATGGCCCCAACTGGATCCAGGAATTATGTCTTGTGAttaatgtttgagacaattaattCAGATCAAGTGTATTTGATCAATGGTTATTATTTATCATCACTTTTATTTAGTCGCATAAGTCAGATCAAGACGTTTCATTAGCTTGTCTATGGAtcaaatttgagattttcacgcCCTTTGACTAGTGATTGTTCAAAAAGCTCGTGATCCCGCTCATGATCTATCtcgttaatattttttttagataTCTTTTCTGTTTTAAACCAATGTAAAAATGTCGGAGTATGTAtcttatgagacgatctcacgaatctttatatgtgagatgtgttaactctatcgatattcataataaaaagtaatattcttagcataaaaaataatatttttttaatggatgacctaaataagatagatgtatcataaaatacgacacataagactgtctcacacaagtttttgccaaaatgtTATGGATGATAGTGTGTGCTATTGTACTAAAAATCACCACTAAGCGTAATGATattagtaaaatattttaacCAATAAATCGTATATATTTTCATAGCACAATAAGATATATTGTTGCTATTTGTGATATTTCaaccaatattttttttttttaaaaaaaaacctatttcattttctattttttttttctagagTAGGTTTtatggatgaccaaaataagatatatgtctcacaagaTACGACACATGATAcaatctcacataaatttttgtcttttttctAAAGAACATGCATCACGTATGTCACGATacaagcatatatatatatatatatatatatatatatatatatatatatatatatatataattgcatATCTCATAATAACCTTTTTAACGTGTCAAATCCAAAATTTAACACACTACTTCTTTATGTTAGATCTCATATGAGTAAATTATCCTCTTTTTTTTTCTACCTCACTAATCCGTATCTTCTTTTCTCTCTGACTTCTTTCTCAAATTTGACGAACTATCAATTCTTATTAAATTATCCGTACAAATTATTATCCATAATTCTCACGTGCATTTATAATTAGAGaaaaaaactgaaataagaaaaataatatcgtcattttatttatataaatatgatcATTATTTTATACACCATGCATAATTCACTATGCATATAGTAATAGAAGTAGCTAATTATGAAACTTGGACtaaatcttcaataaaatttacaTGACCATATCTATAATTTAAGATTAGATCttatctttaaatttttttaataatcctaaaatattaatttcacaGAGATTAGGTACCAACAAAAAAATCCAGTAGTAGCTAGTAATGCAACTTGTTGTGAGGCAATGAATACCGATGCCTAAAAATCAAATCCACCATGTTACATCCCCGCCAGCTGTGTCACCAGAGGATGGGTGCCACCCTTTATTCTTCATttatttcaataataataataataataataataataataataataataatcaatttCTATAAATTTAattccaaaaaaatattaatagaaataaaataattgagatATGTATCATGCATGCATGTATACAAAATTGATAGCTCTCACGACATTGTATTAGTTGTCTTGTGGTCGGTTTGATAGATGTTACACATATAAATAACGCTCTCATTCACTCAACACATGACAATTGTGATGAATGATGAATCATAGACACACATCAATACTTCGTGATTGAAAAAGTTACGATGATTTATCTATGGAACACGTGGGTCATGTGCTGGGTAGTTAAAAACGTTAATAATTTAAGTAGCATGAACAAAACCAATGGTCCGTCTTCTtaataagagtaggtctcttgtgagatggtctcacgaatctttatctatgagacgagtcaatcctacctatattcacaataaaaagtattactcctagcataaaaagtaatacttttttatggatgaccaaataagagactcgtctcacaaaatacaatccgtgagaccgtctcacacaagtttttgtccattAACAAATCCAAATCAACATTAGCATCCCCTCAATAACtacacatgtttctttttattacTTCtatcgaattaattaattatataattattatgttaggaaaataaaattgaccaccttaaaatcataaaattagtAGTCCCTTTCAACAAAAAaatatcttatatatatatatatatatatatatatatatatatatatataattattaatatattatgatTAATTAAGTTGTTTGCATTATATATGATTTCTTCATCCTAATAAAATGTACTTAGTTTCGAGCATAT is drawn from Primulina eburnea isolate SZY01 chromosome 10, ASM2296580v1, whole genome shotgun sequence and contains these coding sequences:
- the LOC140842679 gene encoding 2-methoxy-6-polyprenyl-1,4-benzoquinol methylase, mitochondrial, which encodes MATAIRSISRGLRKHTFVPLYNSCSFLHAHSTSFGYKEVKEEEKSRLVGNVFTSVATNYDLMNDLMSGGMHRLWKEKLVSKLNPFPGMKHLDVAGGTGDVAFRILESINDVGRRALRDHDDNVPEETQIFVCDINSNMLTVGKKRAQERGFGEDKSLIWVEGDAEALKFEDNSMDGYTIAFGIRNVTHIEKALAEAFRVLKRGGRFLCLELSHVELPIIKELYDFYSFSVIPVIGELVAGDRESYQYLVESIRRFPTQEKFGSMIAEAGFQNVEYENLVGGVVAIHSGLKF